The genomic segment GCAGATTGGCGAAGCGGGTCATGAACAGAGCGGTCTGCTGTTCATGATGGAGGAGCAATGGCGGCTTGAAATTAGAAAAAATCAGGCGCCATTGCGGGCTTAAGCCAAATTTGCTCATCGCTTCAAGGAGTTCCGGATAAAGATCGCCATGGTCGAACAGGTTTGCCAAACGATCCGAAAACACAGGGTCTGGCACTGCTTGAGGATGATAGGTTATGAGTTGCAGAATGAGGCGTTGTTCGGTAGCTTTGCGGGTTTGTGTCAGGGCCTCAAAAAGAGTGCGCAGGGAGTCCGGGCTCGGGCTGGAACCTAAAGCGGAGAGGACAGCATGGCGTTCAGCCGGATTTTTTGAATTAATTCTTTTGCGCAAAATTTCAAGAGCGTCATGATTTGGGCAAAAACTCAGACCAGCATAGGCCTGCATTCTTTTATTTCGCCAGAGGGAGCGTCCTGTAGCTATCAGGGCATCGCAGGCTTTCATGTCACCGAGTTGGGCCATCGTGGTCAGGGCTGCCGGATTACCGAGCTTTGCCTGAAGGACGATTTGGGGACAGCAAGGCAGGGTGAGCCGGACAAGGGTTTTAAAAACAAACGGGGAGATGATGTTGTCCTGGGAACATAGACGTGCGGCCAAAGGTGCTAAGACCTCTCTTTCTCGGTTACTTAGGGGCAAATTGAGGAAGCAGAGCAGCTCTGGTTTTTCTTGAACCGTTTTAAGGTCGTCGCTCAGAAGGAAATCATTAAAATTGAATTCGTGCAGTTCTTCCAAAAAAAGGGCTAAGGCAGTCAGGCGAATTTCCGTTTGTGGAATGGTTGTCAACAACCGCAGCGCGTCGGTCTGAGGAAATAGTCTGCGAATCAGGCAGGAGGCGATGGTGGTGGTGCTTTCCACGGCACTGGGGGAGCTGAGCAGGTGCTGAAAGTAGTCGAAAAAAGAAACTCGGCCGGAGTTGTTGGCAAGGTCTTTTTTTATCTGTTGCAGTCCGGGATAATTTTCTTCCTTATCATCTATGCCCAGCTGATTAATAATATGGAAAATATAGCGATTGCCGCCGAGAAAGTAGAGGGCGGTGATAATGACAAATAAATTTTTATCGTTTGGACCGTTGATGGTTGCGGCCAGTTTCAGCCCGAGTTGGGATAGCTCCCGTTGGTCCTTTGAATCATGGGCGTGATGTCGGAATTCGACCTGAGTTCTGTTTAGAATTTCAAAGACTTGCCAGCGAAGCTCCCAGTTACTGCTCAGCAGGTCTTCGACAATCTCCGCTCGGGGCTTAGTTGGTTTCATAACGTATTGAAATAAAAGGGCTTATTTGAAGATAAGGCTTGACATGCGCCTGTTCGTATGTAATAGATATCAATCTTGTTTGGGAAGCGGTTTTTTCTCTGGTTGAGGTTTTAAGTGATGCAAAAAAAAATACTGCTGTTTGTTTCCGGATTATTTCTATTGGTCATGGGTTTGGCCGATCTTTGTGCCTCGGAATCGTCGGGAAAGGCTTTTTCGATTATTTATTCGTCAGATGAAAGGGGAGCCATTACTCCTTGTGGTTGAAATAAAAATCCGCGTGGCGGTCTAGCCAAGCGTGCCACCTTCCTTGATGATGTGCGCCGGGAAGAGATTCCATTTCTGGTGCTGAATGGCGGTAATTTGTTTTTCAGCAGAGAATCCCTGAGACCGGAAAAACTGGCTGCCGGCAAGCTGTTGGCTGATTTGATCATGTCGTCTTTCAATAAAATGGGCTGTGATGCTTTGAATGTTGGGGCTTATGACCTTTCTCTTGGGGTCGATAACTTGCGCAAACTGGAGAAGAATGCCAACTTTCCTTTTCTTTCAGCCAATATTCTCGATAAACATGACAAGTATATTTTCACTCCGTCTATAATCAAAATGGCGGGCGGGGTCAAGGTAGGTATTTTTGGTCTTTGTGACGATGCCCTTAAGATTGACAAACTTCCTGCCGGACAGAAAATCAAGGTTGTTAATCCTCTTGATAAGGCAGAGGAAATTTCGCTTGAGTTGAAGAAGAAAGGCTCGGAATATACGGTACTGCTGACGAATCTTAATATTCGCGATTGCCGGAGGATTGCTCAGCGGGAGCTGCCGATTGATTTGATTATCGGCAGCAGCAAGGAGAATCGCATTTCTCTGCCGATCCTGGTGCAAAAAGCCTATATTGTCCATGTGGAGCGGGGAGGCAAGAGTGTTGGGCGGTTGGACGTTACCTTTCTTGGAGCTGCGGGTGTTGAGAATCTGCCCGCTGATGTTCGTTATAAAGGCAAGATTGTCGGTGATAGACTATTTTTACTCAATCATTTTTTTCCTTTGAAAATCGCGATACCGGACCATCCCGAGATTGGCCCCATGGTCGAAAGTGTTGAGGCTAAATTGAGTCGTTTGCAGCAGGTGAAAGCTACCAGGTCGATGAGCGTGGGAGCCAATATTAAAAAAAGCTCT from the Pseudomonadota bacterium genome contains:
- a CDS encoding HEAT repeat domain-containing protein gives rise to the protein MKPTKPRAEIVEDLLSSNWELRWQVFEILNRTQVEFRHHAHDSKDQRELSQLGLKLAATINGPNDKNLFVIITALYFLGGNRYIFHIINQLGIDDKEENYPGLQQIKKDLANNSGRVSFFDYFQHLLSSPSAVESTTTIASCLIRRLFPQTDALRLLTTIPQTEIRLTALALFLEELHEFNFNDFLLSDDLKTVQEKPELLCFLNLPLSNREREVLAPLAARLCSQDNIISPFVFKTLVRLTLPCCPQIVLQAKLGNPAALTTMAQLGDMKACDALIATGRSLWRNKRMQAYAGLSFCPNHDALEILRKRINSKNPAERHAVLSALGSSPSPDSLRTLFEALTQTRKATEQRLILQLITYHPQAVPDPVFSDRLANLFDHGDLYPELLEAMSKFGLSPQWRLIFSNFKPPLLLHHEQQTALFMTRFANLPEIRAQLFNLVFDQDWTFSFKLLNLLLPYFSIKDIPLLCELLRKYETLEELSIAERLSLGHKTSLFRDSLCDFFNHNPLSAEKYLSTLTVNIINNSLPATNRLYDYFLQQPRQLRKIFLEKDDADLDRPESELPLLCSIYFLCQIENDGSNCLTTIINHTRKYGGYFTLVISQRLCALLTENTIHSQTKLLPELQNLIDYLRHRPDHDELRGKTLSAIAEIMRHARDLRLCMAVTHERDLRIIKIKKNFNQSEPSSGEP